The following are encoded in a window of Sphaeramia orbicularis chromosome 20, fSphaOr1.1, whole genome shotgun sequence genomic DNA:
- the qtrt2 gene encoding queuine tRNA-ribosyltransferase accessory subunit 2 isoform X2, producing MAGNRLKLELTRVVQGKSRLGIIKGLGRKGQHSLEVPGCLLYTHFGTVPHLTQDTLHTLNSLPSITQVTLSTIAEHQEVLEEFKDGFRAFAGLHDTVLYCSLHDPAAPCPTGYTTNKTVSVWGSGGRIELTVEKFMALQKTVQPDFYQSMADGETWQNNTSRKRVRKSVDRTLAHLDECLLVHQKVQELEGVEVFGVVEGGDILEERVRSARETAKRPVAGFCLDGLQTGSMDQTLRTQLITAVNKELPEDKPRLLQGVGRPDEVLACVEAGVDLFESFFPFQVTERGCALCFNFDISADPERAVLEQNKEGDPEGEAQHNGDISVEDQTQMTSFEINLKDKRYHDDFRSLVEGCGCYCCMNHQRAYVHHLLVTNELLAGVLLMIHNTAHYHGFFSALREALANDKLDLLKRRVLRDRGQIETKE from the exons ATGGCTGGCAATCGGTTGAAGTTGGAGCTGACCAGAGTGGTTCAGGGAAAAAGCCGACTCGGTATCATAAAGGGGCTCGGCAGGAAGGGACAGCATTCCCTGGAGGTTCCAGGTTGTCTACTGTACACACATTTTGGCACAGTTCCTCATCTCACCCAGGACACACTACACACCCTGAACAGCCTCCCGTCTATCACCCAGGTCACCTTGTCCACAAT AGCAGAACACCAAGAAGTGTTGGAAGAGTTTAAGGATGGATTCAGGGCGTTTGcag GTCTTCATGATACTGTCTTGTACTGCTCGCTTCATGACCCTGCGGCCCCCTGCCCAACGGGTTATACTACCAACAAG ACAGTGTCAGTGTGGGGCAGTGGTGGACGGATAGAGCTGACAGTCGAGAAATTCATGGCTCTGCAGAAGACAGTGCAGCCAGACTTTTACCAGAGCATGGCAGATGGAGAGACCTGGCAGAACAACACCTCTCGCAAAAGGGTTCGAAAGTCGGTGGATCGAACTCTAGCCCACTTGGACGAGTGTCTGCTGGTGCACCAGAAGGTACAG GAGTTGGAGGGAGTGGAGGTGTTCGGGGTGGTGGAGGGAGGAGACATCCTGGAAGAGAGGGTTCGCTCTGCCAGGGAGACAGCCAAGAGGCCTGTGGCAGGTTTCTGTTTGGATGGCCTGCAGACAGGCTCCATGGACCAGACCCTGAGGACTCAGCTCATCACTGCAGTGAATAAGGAGCTGCCAGAGGACAAACCCAG ATTGCTGCAGGGCGTGGGTCGGCCTGATGAGGTGCTGGCGTGTGTGGAGGCTGGCGTGGATCTGTTTGAGAGTTTCTTCCCCTTCCAGGTGACAGAGCGAGGCTGTGCCCTGTGCTTCAACTTCGATATCTCTGCGGACCCGGAGCGCGCAG TGCTTGAGCAGAATAAGGAGGGGGACCCAGAAGGCGAGGCACAACACAATGGAGACATTAGTGTCGAAGATCAAACGCAGATGACGTCCTTTGAGATCAATCTTAAAGATAAGAG GTACCATGATGACTTCAGGTCCCTGGTGGAGGGGTGTGGCTGCTACTGCTGTATGAACCACCAGAGGGCGTACGTACACCACCTGCTGGTGACCAATGAACTCCTGGCTGGAGTCCTGCTCATGATCCACAACACAGCCCACTATCACGGCTTCTTCAGCGCCCTGAGAGAGGCTTTGGCCAACGATAAGCTGGACCTCCTCAAGAGACGGGTCCTCAGAGACAGAGGCCAGATAGAAACAAAAGAGTAA
- the qtrt2 gene encoding queuine tRNA-ribosyltransferase accessory subunit 2 isoform X1: MAGNRLKLELTRVVQGKSRLGIIKGLGRKGQHSLEVPGCLLYTHFGTVPHLTQDTLHTLNSLPSITQVTLSTIAEHQEVLEEFKDGFRAFAGLHDTVLYCSLHDPAAPCPTGYTTNKTVSVWGSGGRIELTVEKFMALQKTVQPDFYQSMADGETWQNNTSRKRVRKSVDRTLAHLDECLLVHQKVQELEGVEVFGVVEGGDILEERVRSARETAKRPVAGFCLDGLQTGSMDQTLRTQLITAVNKELPEDKPRLLQGVGRPDEVLACVEAGVDLFESFFPFQVTERGCALCFNFDISADPERAGTAPPEVLEQNKEGDPEGEAQHNGDISVEDQTQMTSFEINLKDKRYHDDFRSLVEGCGCYCCMNHQRAYVHHLLVTNELLAGVLLMIHNTAHYHGFFSALREALANDKLDLLKRRVLRDRGQIETKE; encoded by the exons ATGGCTGGCAATCGGTTGAAGTTGGAGCTGACCAGAGTGGTTCAGGGAAAAAGCCGACTCGGTATCATAAAGGGGCTCGGCAGGAAGGGACAGCATTCCCTGGAGGTTCCAGGTTGTCTACTGTACACACATTTTGGCACAGTTCCTCATCTCACCCAGGACACACTACACACCCTGAACAGCCTCCCGTCTATCACCCAGGTCACCTTGTCCACAAT AGCAGAACACCAAGAAGTGTTGGAAGAGTTTAAGGATGGATTCAGGGCGTTTGcag GTCTTCATGATACTGTCTTGTACTGCTCGCTTCATGACCCTGCGGCCCCCTGCCCAACGGGTTATACTACCAACAAG ACAGTGTCAGTGTGGGGCAGTGGTGGACGGATAGAGCTGACAGTCGAGAAATTCATGGCTCTGCAGAAGACAGTGCAGCCAGACTTTTACCAGAGCATGGCAGATGGAGAGACCTGGCAGAACAACACCTCTCGCAAAAGGGTTCGAAAGTCGGTGGATCGAACTCTAGCCCACTTGGACGAGTGTCTGCTGGTGCACCAGAAGGTACAG GAGTTGGAGGGAGTGGAGGTGTTCGGGGTGGTGGAGGGAGGAGACATCCTGGAAGAGAGGGTTCGCTCTGCCAGGGAGACAGCCAAGAGGCCTGTGGCAGGTTTCTGTTTGGATGGCCTGCAGACAGGCTCCATGGACCAGACCCTGAGGACTCAGCTCATCACTGCAGTGAATAAGGAGCTGCCAGAGGACAAACCCAG ATTGCTGCAGGGCGTGGGTCGGCCTGATGAGGTGCTGGCGTGTGTGGAGGCTGGCGTGGATCTGTTTGAGAGTTTCTTCCCCTTCCAGGTGACAGAGCGAGGCTGTGCCCTGTGCTTCAACTTCGATATCTCTGCGGACCCGGAGCGCGCAGGTACAGCGCCCCCTGAAG TGCTTGAGCAGAATAAGGAGGGGGACCCAGAAGGCGAGGCACAACACAATGGAGACATTAGTGTCGAAGATCAAACGCAGATGACGTCCTTTGAGATCAATCTTAAAGATAAGAG GTACCATGATGACTTCAGGTCCCTGGTGGAGGGGTGTGGCTGCTACTGCTGTATGAACCACCAGAGGGCGTACGTACACCACCTGCTGGTGACCAATGAACTCCTGGCTGGAGTCCTGCTCATGATCCACAACACAGCCCACTATCACGGCTTCTTCAGCGCCCTGAGAGAGGCTTTGGCCAACGATAAGCTGGACCTCCTCAAGAGACGGGTCCTCAGAGACAGAGGCCAGATAGAAACAAAAGAGTAA